A DNA window from Acidobacteriota bacterium contains the following coding sequences:
- a CDS encoding lmo0937 family membrane protein has protein sequence MLWTITIILFILWVLGLVSSYTMGGWIHILLVLALIVLIFNLLSGRRAL, from the coding sequence ATGCTCTGGACGATCACCATCATACTTTTCATTCTCTGGGTTCTGGGACTAGTGAGCAGCTACACCATGGGCGGCTGGATCCATATCCTCCTCGTTCTGGCTCTTATCGTTCTTATCTTCAACCTGTTGTCCGGCCGCAGAGCTCTATAG
- a CDS encoding prephenate dehydratase, whose product MKFKRRQPLRIAIQGEAGSNSHMATVAMLGNEIADLNIVPCTVSAEVMARVMAGEVDAAVLPIENSLHGSVAEHYDLLLELDIRVERESLLRIRHNLIAAPGVLLGDVKHVISHPVALSQCRRFFATHPEFDVMPFYDTAGSVKHVVARGMKDTAGVAPELAAREYGANVLLAGIEDNEQNFTRFHLIRRTQDGPLLPSREPDNKMSLAFAIDHRPGMLVAALELLASAGVNLTKIESRPVPGSPWEYVFYVDGRFDSPEKAEAAVAALTEHCRMVKLLGRYRAAE is encoded by the coding sequence ATGAAATTCAAACGGAGGCAACCTTTGCGTATAGCGATTCAAGGCGAGGCAGGTTCCAACAGCCACATGGCAACCGTGGCGATGCTGGGCAACGAGATAGCAGATCTGAACATCGTGCCTTGCACGGTCTCGGCCGAGGTGATGGCTCGCGTCATGGCCGGCGAGGTCGATGCCGCTGTGCTGCCGATCGAGAACAGCCTTCACGGCTCAGTCGCTGAACACTACGACCTCCTTCTCGAACTGGATATAAGAGTCGAGCGTGAGAGTCTGCTGCGCATTCGTCATAACCTGATCGCTGCTCCGGGAGTGCTGCTGGGCGATGTGAAACATGTCATCTCGCACCCCGTCGCTCTATCGCAATGCAGACGATTCTTCGCCACGCATCCTGAGTTCGATGTGATGCCTTTTTACGACACAGCCGGGTCAGTCAAACACGTGGTGGCCAGAGGCATGAAGGACACAGCAGGTGTGGCTCCTGAACTGGCGGCCAGGGAGTATGGCGCAAACGTCCTGCTGGCCGGTATCGAGGACAATGAACAGAACTTCACCCGATTTCATCTGATCCGGCGAACGCAGGACGGCCCTTTGCTGCCTTCGAGGGAGCCGGACAACAAGATGAGCCTTGCGTTCGCGATCGACCACAGGCCGGGAATGCTGGTGGCTGCTCTGGAACTGCTGGCGTCGGCGGGGGTGAACCTCACAAAGATCGAATCGCGCCCCGTGCCGGGCAGCCCGTGGGAATACGTCTTCTACGTCGACGGGCGGTTCGATTCTCCGGAGAAGGCTGAGGCGGCGGTAGCTGCGCTGACAGAGCACTGCCGGATGGTGAAGCTGCTGGGGCGGTACCGGGCGGCGGAGTAA
- a CDS encoding translocation/assembly module TamB domain-containing protein: MGDEARGGGPVSDEQQTPPPEDGRRRLEERIEEKKRQIEQKIEERRDQVEQKLKQVKRSITERITLGTLKTLGWIAVSLLVLFGIFAWYTTTADFESRVANKLIVVLGDATGGRVELKRVSFDLWHLAVEADGLVIHGLEPQGETPYLSVDRVLLRLKILNFFSRVAGNGIASHISLNYLRVEHPQFHLIVDKDGKTNQPVPKHHTVSTEPVTDTLLDLRVRKVELANGVALINERSIPFDLAARDLDAEVHYIFHTDRYGATIDLRDLRTRLAKEPEAQSRLHLEVELGRDTAELQQLNLETGKASQLQVRGTLAHFARPEWNANVSGSVEVKQIAVLTGVDTLKTGTIDLNVDAHNCVAATPEVEKKPPLWQRIRPRSRGKQEPQAAPALDPDCPSTFLVAGSAKIRDAGYRDEYVDVRGVNVTTQISMSPSQMMLRDITAVLPEGGTITGDMRIEHWLGAVPADSTAADATVKAASSAGSGKPPVATAPKVEPSHAYINATLNSVPLRTIMDITAGHYPDLGFDTAVSGPAKVEWGGSQRDVADTVEVDGDLTLKPTGLRRKGVASNVPVTGHVLAHYTGSNETVKIQQLNFQTAQSTLLATGILGVNIGDPLTALHVDLTAHDLSEYNQLLTTLGLEANGKKGTAAIPVTLHGALHFTGTAQGAARDLDVKGHVEANNIEFAMGSTDALIDSLVADAEYSPNSGVAVASSTISRGSAVLHTSGTVKPRAETSRRGRTDYVWDDMVAIDAQLQLANAKVSDLLEITGQQQKVPVTGTIAANAHVTGTIDDLNGTGRLMLADGVAYGEPFESLVADLAAHGKAVDATHVVLKLHGMQIAGDGGYDMGSEHLHGHLEGHNLALAKFETVKKASGEADGLLTFVADANGTVTEPGLRANLALANIVYQGKAIGDASLEAHSQGKVLSFTSNSTVVGAKLNLTGQTQLRDNYQTQAKLTIAEFDINKPLTMFGPGNIKAQSSISGTATIIGPLKTPKALGGTAELNNVDVKLQGVELKAAEPLRIGLRDGTATLDQVHIVGQDTDMRFGGTAQLFGGADPKGGRLNLKGNGSVSMALLHTFDPDLISSGKVEFTVAAGGQVTNPVLSGKVQFDSVNIALDGVPNGLSDMNGTLIFTEDRLQVQSLTAKTGGGDLKIGGSLRFRNGFYADLTATGTSVRVRLYGLSATANANLKLQGTSQSSLLGGNILITRFGVGQDVDFAAFAGSGSTVTAPPDPDAAANKVHLDVRVTSSPQLDFQNSYAKLAGNVDLSIRGTVASPSILGRIQVTDGSATFANTKYQLQRGDIYFTNPVRIDPTIDIDATAQVENYEVTVGLHGTASNLKPTYRSEPPLSQADVFQLLALGRTQEEAQIYQETQLRAGTDPTTSALLGGALNATVSSRVSKLFGVGSVKIDPAFVGTLGNSSARITIQEQISKQITATFATNVNTSAQQLIQVQYDLTHNSSIVVTRDESGVFSIVYKLRRRYR; the protein is encoded by the coding sequence ATGGGTGATGAGGCCCGGGGAGGTGGCCCCGTGAGCGATGAACAGCAGACTCCCCCGCCAGAGGACGGCCGCCGCCGTCTGGAAGAACGTATCGAGGAGAAGAAGCGCCAGATCGAACAAAAGATCGAAGAGAGACGCGATCAGGTCGAACAGAAGCTGAAACAGGTAAAGCGCTCCATCACGGAGCGGATTACGCTTGGAACGTTGAAGACGCTCGGATGGATCGCGGTATCCCTGCTGGTGCTCTTCGGCATCTTTGCCTGGTACACCACGACTGCCGACTTTGAGAGCAGAGTAGCCAATAAACTGATCGTCGTGCTCGGTGACGCCACGGGCGGCCGGGTCGAGTTGAAGCGCGTCAGCTTCGATCTGTGGCACCTTGCCGTCGAAGCCGATGGTCTCGTCATTCATGGCCTCGAACCGCAGGGCGAAACCCCCTACCTTTCTGTAGACAGAGTTCTCCTTCGCCTGAAGATTCTTAACTTCTTCTCGCGTGTGGCAGGCAACGGGATCGCTTCTCACATCTCATTGAACTACCTGCGTGTCGAGCACCCGCAGTTTCATCTCATCGTCGATAAGGACGGCAAGACCAATCAACCCGTACCGAAACATCACACTGTCAGTACAGAGCCCGTGACCGACACACTGCTTGACCTGCGTGTACGAAAGGTCGAGCTGGCAAATGGGGTTGCATTAATCAACGAGCGCTCGATCCCGTTCGATCTGGCCGCCCGCGATCTCGATGCTGAGGTTCACTACATCTTTCACACCGATCGATACGGCGCAACGATCGACCTGCGCGACCTCCGTACCAGGCTTGCGAAAGAGCCCGAGGCCCAGTCCAGATTGCATCTTGAGGTGGAGCTCGGCCGCGACACAGCGGAGCTGCAGCAGTTGAACCTGGAGACGGGCAAGGCTTCGCAGCTTCAGGTTCGTGGAACTCTCGCGCACTTTGCCAGGCCGGAGTGGAATGCGAATGTGTCCGGGTCGGTGGAGGTAAAGCAGATCGCTGTCTTAACGGGGGTCGATACCCTAAAGACCGGGACCATTGATCTGAATGTGGACGCACACAACTGCGTAGCAGCGACGCCAGAGGTGGAGAAGAAGCCGCCGCTGTGGCAGCGTATTCGTCCGCGTAGTCGCGGGAAACAGGAACCCCAAGCTGCGCCTGCACTGGACCCAGACTGTCCTTCTACGTTTCTTGTTGCCGGTAGTGCAAAGATTCGCGACGCAGGCTATCGCGATGAGTACGTCGACGTGCGCGGAGTCAATGTCACAACCCAGATATCGATGTCTCCCTCGCAGATGATGCTGCGTGACATCACCGCGGTTTTGCCTGAAGGCGGAACGATCACCGGCGATATGCGCATCGAACACTGGCTGGGTGCAGTCCCTGCCGACTCCACAGCCGCAGATGCAACGGTGAAGGCTGCCTCCTCTGCGGGGAGTGGAAAGCCGCCTGTTGCAACCGCGCCTAAGGTCGAACCTTCGCACGCCTACATCAATGCAACGCTCAACAGCGTGCCCCTGAGAACGATCATGGACATCACTGCCGGCCACTATCCCGATCTTGGTTTCGACACCGCGGTCAGCGGGCCGGCGAAAGTGGAGTGGGGCGGCTCGCAGCGAGATGTTGCCGATACCGTCGAGGTCGACGGCGACCTGACGTTGAAGCCAACGGGCCTGCGTCGTAAGGGCGTTGCTTCAAATGTTCCGGTAACAGGTCACGTTCTTGCGCACTATACCGGCAGCAACGAGACGGTGAAGATACAGCAGTTGAATTTTCAGACGGCACAATCGACTCTGTTGGCGACGGGTATTCTTGGTGTCAATATCGGCGACCCGCTCACCGCGTTGCATGTCGATCTCACAGCTCACGATCTGTCGGAGTACAACCAACTGCTGACTACTCTTGGTCTGGAAGCCAACGGTAAAAAAGGGACGGCTGCAATTCCTGTGACTCTGCATGGTGCGCTGCACTTCACTGGAACAGCCCAGGGGGCTGCGCGGGATCTCGACGTCAAGGGTCACGTCGAAGCGAACAATATAGAATTCGCGATGGGCTCGACCGATGCGTTGATCGACTCGCTCGTCGCGGATGCGGAGTATTCGCCCAATAGCGGTGTTGCAGTAGCGAGCTCGACGATCAGTCGCGGCTCGGCTGTTCTGCATACCTCCGGTACGGTCAAGCCAAGGGCGGAGACCTCGCGCCGGGGTCGTACCGACTATGTCTGGGACGACATGGTTGCGATCGACGCTCAACTGCAGCTTGCCAATGCAAAGGTTTCCGACCTGCTGGAGATCACAGGTCAGCAGCAGAAGGTCCCCGTAACTGGGACCATTGCAGCCAATGCGCACGTCACGGGCACCATCGACGATCTCAATGGAACCGGGCGCCTGATGCTTGCAGATGGAGTGGCCTATGGCGAGCCGTTCGAATCTCTAGTTGCGGACCTCGCAGCGCATGGCAAGGCTGTCGACGCAACGCACGTTGTGTTGAAGCTTCATGGCATGCAAATCGCAGGCGACGGCGGCTACGACATGGGCAGCGAGCATCTGCACGGCCATCTCGAAGGCCACAACCTCGCGCTGGCGAAGTTTGAAACCGTGAAGAAAGCATCCGGCGAGGCCGATGGTCTGCTCACATTCGTGGCTGATGCCAACGGTACCGTGACTGAGCCGGGACTGCGCGCCAATCTGGCGCTGGCCAATATCGTCTATCAGGGCAAAGCCATTGGCGATGCTTCGTTGGAAGCGCATAGCCAGGGCAAGGTCCTTTCCTTTACGTCGAACTCCACTGTCGTCGGCGCCAAGTTGAACCTCACGGGTCAGACTCAGCTAAGGGACAACTACCAGACGCAGGCCAAGCTGACCATTGCGGAGTTCGACATCAACAAACCGCTAACGATGTTCGGCCCCGGAAATATCAAGGCGCAGTCCAGTATCAGCGGAACAGCAACAATCATCGGACCGCTGAAGACACCGAAGGCGCTCGGCGGTACAGCAGAGTTGAACAACGTCGACGTCAAGCTGCAAGGGGTAGAGCTCAAGGCCGCCGAACCGCTGCGGATCGGTCTGCGCGATGGTACTGCCACGCTGGACCAGGTTCATATCGTCGGTCAGGACACCGACATGCGTTTTGGCGGAACGGCCCAGCTTTTCGGCGGAGCGGATCCCAAGGGCGGCAGGCTGAATCTGAAGGGCAACGGCAGTGTCAGCATGGCGCTCCTGCATACCTTCGATCCCGACCTGATCTCCAGCGGCAAAGTTGAATTTACCGTCGCCGCGGGCGGACAGGTGACGAACCCGGTTCTGAGCGGCAAGGTGCAGTTCGATAGCGTAAATATCGCGCTCGACGGAGTGCCCAACGGTCTGAGCGACATGAACGGCACGCTGATCTTTACCGAAGACCGGCTCCAGGTGCAGTCGCTCACAGCAAAGACGGGCGGCGGCGATCTGAAGATCGGCGGATCGCTGCGCTTCCGCAACGGTTTCTACGCAGACCTGACGGCTACAGGCACCTCAGTGCGTGTGCGTCTCTACGGCCTGAGTGCGACGGCAAATGCGAATCTTAAGTTGCAGGGAACATCGCAGAGCTCACTGCTGGGCGGCAACATTCTGATCACGCGCTTCGGCGTTGGCCAGGACGTTGACTTTGCGGCATTTGCCGGTAGCGGAAGCACAGTGACCGCGCCGCCCGATCCGGATGCGGCTGCCAACAAGGTGCATCTCGATGTGCGTGTCACAAGCTCGCCGCAGCTCGATTTCCAAAACTCCTATGCGAAGCTTGCCGGGAATGTGGACCTCAGTATTCGAGGAACGGTCGCATCGCCTTCGATTCTTGGCCGCATTCAGGTCACCGATGGAAGCGCAACCTTTGCGAACACGAAGTATCAGCTTCAGCGCGGAGATATTTACTTCACCAATCCTGTCCGCATCGATCCAACGATCGATATCGACGCGACGGCGCAGGTGGAAAATTACGAGGTCACCGTTGGCTTGCACGGCACGGCAAGCAATCTCAAGCCAACGTACCGGTCCGAACCTCCACTGAGCCAGGCCGATGTCTTCCAACTGCTGGCATTGGGGAGAACGCAGGAAGAGGCGCAGATCTATCAGGAGACGCAGCTCCGCGCCGGGACCGATCCAACGACGAGCGCCTTGCTCGGCGGAGCGCTGAATGCAACCGTGAGCTCGCGTGTGTCGAAGCTCTTCGGCGTGGGTTCCGTCAAAATTGACCCTGCTTTCGTAGGGACGTTGGGCAACTCATCGGCACGAATCACGATTCAGGAGCAGATATCCAAGCAGATAACGGCTACCTTCGCGACAAACGTCAATACTTCGGCGCAACAGCTTATTCAGGTACAGTACGACCTGACTCATAACTCGTCGATTGTGGTTACGCGCGACGAATCGGGAGTCTTCAGCATCGTCTATAAGTTGCGACGGCGCTATCGCTGA
- a CDS encoding BON domain-containing protein, translating to MIERRHQAFTVLGSVLGLCLATVAVMAQTQVPQDSQIQADVSKALDSKRFKNVKVAVQNGIVTLTGPVELYSAKEDADNKAHHRRNVKGVQNLIEVDGPIVEDVTLRNRLAEKLTYDRVGYGTTAFNAFTIGVQNGVVTLGGIAYGPMDKDSAISLVSNFPGVKDVVDNIEVAPVSQMDDHIRLATARAVYGAPQLNKYAIDPAKPIRITVVNGNVTLSGVVDNQGDKDVANIKANSVPGVFKVINNLQVEGPAQEK from the coding sequence ATGATCGAGCGTAGACATCAGGCCTTTACAGTGTTGGGTTCAGTATTGGGTTTGTGTCTGGCCACTGTTGCAGTGATGGCACAGACCCAGGTTCCGCAGGATTCGCAGATACAGGCGGACGTTTCGAAGGCGCTCGACAGCAAGCGGTTCAAGAATGTTAAAGTCGCCGTGCAGAATGGCATCGTGACATTGACCGGACCGGTGGAACTATATTCGGCGAAGGAAGACGCCGATAACAAGGCGCATCACCGCCGGAATGTAAAGGGCGTGCAGAACCTGATTGAGGTCGATGGCCCGATAGTCGAAGACGTCACTTTGCGCAACAGGCTCGCCGAGAAGCTGACCTACGATCGCGTAGGCTACGGCACGACGGCCTTCAACGCGTTCACCATCGGGGTGCAAAACGGCGTCGTCACACTGGGTGGCATTGCCTACGGCCCAATGGACAAGGATTCCGCGATCAGCCTCGTCTCGAACTTCCCAGGGGTGAAAGACGTTGTGGACAATATCGAGGTTGCCCCAGTGTCACAGATGGACGACCACATTCGTCTGGCAACGGCGAGGGCTGTATACGGCGCTCCGCAGTTGAACAAGTACGCCATCGATCCCGCCAAGCCTATTCGAATTACCGTTGTCAACGGCAATGTCACCCTCTCCGGCGTGGTCGACAACCAGGGCGACAAGGATGTTGCAAACATCAAGGCCAATAGCGTGCCTGGAGTCTTCAAGGTCATCAATAATCTACAGGTAGAGGGACCTGCGCAGGAGAAATAG
- a CDS encoding UbiA family prenyltransferase — MASLWKSTATTLEMIKWEHSVFALPFALTGAVLAAGAWPSLRVLGWIVVCMVAARSAAMAFNRLVDAKLDADNPRTAMRALPAGTLTGGFVTGFVLVSSAVFFLGAAMLNRLTLALAPLALAVVLAYSYMKRVTRWSHLVLGLALGIAPSAAWIAVRGSLDARIVVLTLAVLLWVGGFDVLYACQDFEHDRKVGLNSVPQAFGVEGAFWVARAMHFGMLGLLCWLVVLFGLGKVAVAGVAVVALLLLYEHTIISPKDLRRMNAAFFTLNGVISVVFFGFVAADVLLRR, encoded by the coding sequence ATGGCTTCGTTGTGGAAGAGTACGGCGACTACGCTTGAGATGATCAAGTGGGAGCACTCGGTCTTTGCACTGCCCTTTGCGTTGACGGGAGCAGTGCTGGCTGCCGGGGCGTGGCCGTCACTGCGCGTTCTTGGTTGGATCGTCGTCTGCATGGTTGCGGCGCGATCGGCTGCAATGGCGTTCAACCGGCTTGTGGATGCAAAGCTGGATGCGGACAATCCTCGCACTGCAATGCGAGCACTTCCCGCTGGAACGCTGACAGGCGGCTTTGTTACGGGCTTTGTACTAGTCTCTTCCGCGGTATTTTTTCTTGGCGCGGCGATGCTCAACAGGCTCACGCTTGCGCTTGCGCCCCTGGCCCTGGCAGTAGTGCTGGCTTACAGCTACATGAAGCGAGTCACCCGCTGGTCGCACCTTGTGTTGGGGCTGGCGCTGGGGATTGCTCCATCGGCTGCATGGATTGCCGTCCGTGGATCGCTCGACGCACGCATCGTTGTACTGACGCTGGCGGTGTTGCTGTGGGTCGGCGGCTTCGACGTTCTCTATGCCTGCCAGGACTTTGAGCATGATCGCAAGGTCGGGTTGAACAGTGTGCCGCAGGCCTTTGGCGTCGAGGGAGCGTTCTGGGTCGCGCGTGCCATGCATTTCGGAATGCTGGGGCTGCTGTGCTGGCTGGTGGTTCTCTTCGGATTGGGGAAGGTAGCTGTGGCGGGTGTTGCTGTTGTTGCTCTGCTATTGCTGTACGAGCATACGATCATCTCGCCGAAGGACCTGAGACGTATGAATGCGGCGTTCTTTACACTGAACGGCGTTATCTCGGTTGTCTTCTTCGGGTTCGTTGCGGCGGATGTTCTGCTGCGACGTTAA
- a CDS encoding CsbD family protein yields MESTMNKETIAGKFEQAAGAIKQKAGETFGNQNLANSGAADQIKGAAKETWGKIKDAASERRDNASAQADASKDDLKARAEEKVEQLRDEVVNTAQNIKNSISEKIDSFRHKDNA; encoded by the coding sequence ATGGAGTCGACCATGAACAAAGAAACCATCGCAGGAAAATTTGAACAGGCAGCAGGCGCCATCAAGCAAAAGGCAGGAGAGACATTTGGCAATCAGAACCTTGCCAACTCCGGCGCAGCGGATCAGATCAAAGGCGCGGCAAAAGAGACCTGGGGAAAAATCAAGGATGCTGCAAGCGAGCGCCGTGACAATGCTTCTGCTCAAGCCGACGCCAGCAAGGACGATCTGAAGGCTCGTGCGGAGGAGAAAGTCGAGCAGCTTCGCGATGAGGTCGTCAACACGGCACAGAACATCAAGAACAGCATCAGCGAAAAGATCGATTCATTCCGGCACAAAGACAACGCTTAG